GTAGAACTATACCGCACGCATTACAATTGATAAACCTCCGGAAGCAAGTTCCGACAACCCTAAAGCTCCCGAGTCTCGTTCGGGCACTCAACATCCGAGATGGCCGCTCATCTAGCAGCTTCTCAACTGAAGTAGTTCTTCATGATTAACTGTGGATAATGAAAGATTCTGGCAGATCGGTATTATTATCACCATGTACGGAGTATTgaatgaaaattttcttttaTATGGTCTAGTATAcgcgatgagatgcgatgagctgaagtATTCAGTACATACAAGATACCAAAGCTGCCTGGAAGTTCGCATTCTGAGCTTTGGAAGATTCATTACACCTTTGAAACTAGGCATTGGGTTTAATTGGTAGCAATGGGTAAAGTCTCAAAGGCTACAAAGAAGTTTCAGTCGAAGCATTTGAAGCGGACGCTGGACCATCGTAGAGAGCAGAAGGAACACAGGAAAAGAAGCCAAGGGCGTCGTGGCAATAAATCAGAACAGGAGAAACAGAATGCTGCTTTGACGAAAGATGagcagaagctgaaaaaatCTGCAAAAGAGgaagttttcaaagatatGTCAGTGGAAAAACTGTTCGAAAATGGGTTCGAAGTTCCAAAAGGCGccaagaagggcaagaggaagcagaaTGAGTCAGATCAAGAcgattcttcatctgaggaagaagatatGGCACAAAACATGGCCGAGCTTTCGGAAAAGGACCCTGAATTCTACCAGTATCTGAAAGAGAATGATAAAGAATTGCTTGATTTCAAGGCTACGAATCCGCTAGACGGCATCGATGACAGtgaaagcgaagaagaggacgacaAGGATACAAAAGAGGCGGATGAAGACACTCAGGGTGCTGGAGAAACGGAAAAAATCGAGCTTACTTTGAAGTTGGTCAGGCAGTGGAAAAAACAACTGCAAGGCAATGCCAATCTGAAGCTTATCAGGAACATCGTGACTGCGTTTAAAGTGGTGGTGAACTTAAACAAGGAAGATAGCGTTGAAGAATACAAATACACTGCAACGGATGAAAAAGCGATCCACGAACTGTTATTCGTTGCCCTGAAGGACCTGCCAACAGCGATTCAAAAATTGGTTCCTTACAAAGTGGTGAAAGGCTCCAGAACGTTGCCAACTGGTTCCAATGTTTCCAAATTGTCTTCGATTATGAAATCCCACGCAAGTGCCTTGCTTGTTGTTTTGGATGATATCACCAACACTGAGACTGCCGCGCTCATTTTGCATTCTGTTGATCAGCTACTACCCTATTTCCTTTCCCACagaaagcttttgaaagagatcGTCAAGAGTATCGTTGGAGTATGGTCCACTACCAGGGATTTAGAGACACAAATAGCAGCGTTTGCTTTCTTACACAATGCATCGAAGGAATTCAAGAAGTCTACGCTGGAACTTGTGCTAAAAACGACTTACtccactttcatcaagagcTGTCGTCAGACAAATATGCGTACCATGCCTTTGATAAATTTCCAAAAGAACTCAGCCGCGGAATTATTCAGCATCGACGAAACTTTGGGTTACCAGGTTGGTTTCGAATACATCAGACAGTTAGCTATTCATCTGAGGAATTCAATGAATGCTACCACGAAAAAGACCGCGAAATCCAATCCTGCAGAGGCGTACAAGATCGTCTACAACAGGCAATATTGTCATTCCCTAGACTTTTGGTCTCGTGTGCTTTCCTTGTCCTGCAATccagagaaagagagaaaCAACGTATCCCAGTTGAGACAACTGATCTATCCATTAGTCCAAGTGACGTTGGGTACCATTAGACTGATTCCAACACCGCAGTTTTTCCCCTTGAGGTTCTATTTAATCAGATCGCTGATCAGATTGTCGCAAAATACTGGCGTCTTCATTCCTATATTCCCACTGCTATCTGAAATACTAGTATCATCTGCATTCACCAAAGTACCAAAAAAGAAAGAGAACCTGGAGGCCTTTGACTTTGACCACAACATTAAGTGTACCAAAGCCTATCTTGGAACCCGAGTCTATCACGAAGGCCTGGCCGAGCAATTCGTCGATTTGGTGGGAGAGTACTTCGTTCTTTACTGCAAGAACGTCGCTTTCCCTGAGCTTGCCAGTCCTGCTATAATTTCTCTACGTCGGTATATCAAGAGCTCAAAGAATGTCAGATATAACAAGCAACTGTCCAACATTGTCGAGAAGCTTGATCAGAACAGCTCATTCATTCAAAAGGCTAGGGCCAACGTCGAGTTCAGTCCAACTCTCAGAACTGAAGTGAACAGGTTCTTGAACGACACGCCATGGGAGAAAACACCTTTAGGGTCTTACGTTACTGTTCAACGTGAAATCAAGGAGGAGAAAGCCAGAATACTCAGAGAGAGCatggaggaagaagacaagGAAAAGGAGATTTCCTTGAATGCCGAGAAAGATATCGAGATGTCTGACTGATAGCCCGGCTCCGTGCTTGTGATTAACCAGTATATTATGTATATTTGCCATTTAAGCTCTGGCTTCTTTTGAGCCCGCTGTCTTTCACCTTTCGAGATGGAACGGTATAGAGTCGACGATACGTACCACTTCCAGAAGAGCAAAAGTCACCGGTACCTCAAATATCAACTTTGAGTGAGCATAATCGCGATATTCAGAGGATTAGTTGAGTTTGGCCGAGTATTACTTCTATTTgacctcggcggctaatgGATGACACTACTATGGTAGACAGCTCACCTGCTGGTGTAGCAGAGAAGCCATACAAGAACAAAGCTGGTGACAGAGCTGCTTGTGCATCTACAAGTCGTCGCAGTGGCCCTCGCAAGACAGTTCAAAAGAGGGATGTCTCAGTGGAGGATCGGAAGTTGGCCACGCAAACCAGACTCTTGTTCAACGAGCTATCGCGGCAGAAAGCGTCATATAAGAAGCATatcgatcaattgaagcaGGCCATCAAGATTCTGGAGAGCTTTGAGACGGAAGAGCGAATCCTTGACCTTATCTCGAAATGGAGAGGAGTCTCGCAAGCTGGCATGTCGTACATGCTAAATTCTACATTGCTTAAGATTGATAAAATGGGAGGTTATGAAGAGCTATTAAGAAGAGAATgtgaagctgaaaagagaaagattGAATACCAGTTCAGTGACAATTTGCAGGAGGATATGGAAGCTGTCTTTGAGTCTGAGGACTTTCAAGCGCTGTCGGAGGAAATGCAACAAGAATACAGGGAGCAGATGATGGAGCAGGTCAAAGAGGCTCAAATACGCAAAGAAAAGGAGTTTGCAGAAATTGAATTAAAAATGAAACAGAGCGCAGGCCAAGAGATGTCAATGCAAGAGTTATCGAAAAGGATGAAGTTGGAATATTCGATGATTTTCCCCGATTAGTCTTGTTCCTTACGTTATTATATTGTCTGGTTGATTATATGCTTTGTAACCGAATCGTAAATAATATGTGACATGTTTGCCTTTCGTTCATATCAATCAATAAGCTGCTAAGATTACCTTTCGGGGACAAAAAGGCTACTACTGATTGAAAATTTCTTCCAACCTCAGTCTAGGAGCTATATTCATGGaaagaagttcttggaatAAAAGCTTGGCAGCATATGGTATGGTCATCTTGTTAATATCTTCTGCGCTTTTGCAGGTAGTGCACCAACCGCTGTAACCCATCAAGCCACATTTGTTACAGACGTCTACCTCGAAAGCATCACTGCTGATCATTAACCTTTCCAAAAGTAGTTGCGACGCACCATACGCTATAACACAGTCTCTTTCCATTTCACCCAATCTTAAACCACCATCTCTGGACCTACCCTCCGTTGGTTGACGGGTCAGGACTGCTCTAGGACCTCTCGCTCTAGCATGCATTTTATCGAGCACCATGTGCTTCAGTTTTTGGTAGTAAATCGGTCCAAAAAATATGTATGCTTGTAGACATTCACCTGTGATACCAGAATATAACATATCCTTACCAGAATAGTTGAATCCATTATCAACCAATATCTTTGACatatcttcaagcttgGACCCACCGAAACAGGTTCCGTACTCTAGCGAGCCGTTCAACACGCCTGCCTTACCGGATATAAGCTCTATCATTTTACCCACAGTCATACGAGACGGAAAACCATGGGGATTCATGATAATATCTGGACAAATACCTTGATCATTAAACGGCATATCCTCTTGCTTCACAATGATACCACAAACACCTTTCTGTCCatgtcttgaagaaaacttATCACCTAATTCCGGCCTTCTGTTTTGTCTCAATAACACCTTAATTAGGGCTTGGTCATTGTCAGACACGGACATCATAACCTGATCAATATGAGAAGGCTCAGGCGCTCTGTAAATTACTGGAGTTTCTTTGTATTGTGATTGGGTGTTGTCGAGAACACCGTCCGATGCATTTGTCGGAATTGATTTGTTAATGTAGATTTGACCACTATCAAGCTTCATTCCGACTTCACCTAACCCATCAGGGCCCAAACATTTATGCTGCCATATGGGCTCGccattttcatcaactCGCATACCGCCAATAATATCCTGCGTGTGATTAGGATATCTCTTAAGAATAGTGGTTGTTTTCCTACGTGTCTCACATCTCCCAAAGCCTCTATCAATCGAAGACTTATTCAACACTAGCgcatcttcaatatcataACCTGAGTATGACATGACAGCAACAGTGGCATTCTGACCTGCTGGTAATTTATCGTAACCGATAAGTTCAATTGTTTTCGTCTTGACCATTGGTTGCTGGGGGTAAATCATCAGATATAGCAATGTATCTATCCTCTTGAATTGATTGTATGCAATGGCACCAATAGCTTGCTTACCCATCGCACATTGATATGTATTACGGGGCGACTGGTTATGGTGCGGATATGGAATTAAACCGGCAACAGCTCCCAAAACAGTGAATGGCTCTATTTCCATGTGCGTGAtatttttttcaatgtcCTTCTCATACAGAGCGATGAAGGAATCGTTTTCTTCATTAACATCGAGATATTCCACAAGACCGAGCTTTAAGAAGTCATCGAAGACTAGTTCGCCGCTAAGAAGCTTCTTTAAATGTTCTGCAGTTACCCTAGACTTGCCATCAGTGACAATAATCAGAGGCCTACAGATTCTACCGCCATCTGTCGCAATATGCACAGCTTTTTGGTGAGAGTTCGCATAAATTGAGATAAACTCTGAAACTTTACCGGATCTTCTAAGATTTCTGAATTGTGATAAGAACTTTGTTGGATATTTTGTTGTACCAATGAGGGTACCATTCAGGAACACCCCATAACTGCTATGCAATGACGCGCTGTCAATAAGAGAGATGTCTTCAACACCGAGGATGTAGCACAGTCTCTTTATGggctcttcttcatcgtcggTTGTAATATGGGTCATTAATGCCAGGTTCTTTACCAAACCACATGCTTCACCTTCTGGTGTATCCGCTGTACACAACATACCAAATTGGGATGGCTGAAGAGCTCTAGGACCGGAAACTTTTCTTGACTTTTCAAATTGCGAAGAAATTCTTGTCATCATCCCCAACGCTGAAATGTACGATAACCTCGACAGGACGTGCGTAACGCCTGCACGTTCCATTTTAAATCTCTTTAAAGACCAATTACCTGTTGAGATCGCTCTGTTCAACCCGCTAGTAATGTTGTTTGAATGCACGTTGATGGATAGCAGAGCATCATATTCCATTGCCCTATTAGGTTTCTTGAGTACCTTATCTATGCTTGCTTTGAAATCGCTGTTAAATTTCTTAAACAAATCTTCGAATAACAGCGAAATCAGTTGGCCTGCCAATTCTAAACGTTTATTTCCCACGTAATCTCTATCATCAACCATTTTTGAGTTATGGGTAGCCATGACAACTCTCCTGGTCATCATTGCTATGTAGAGGGCTTTCTCTCGAAAGTCAAGAGCCTCTACGGTTAAATGAGCAATGACTGTGGTTGCGATGGCTTCGATACCTTCCTGTAAAACAGATAACTTTTGTCTTCTTACTGTC
Above is a genomic segment from Torulaspora globosa chromosome 1, complete sequence containing:
- the NOC2 gene encoding mRNA-binding ribosome synthesis protein NOC2 (ancestral locus Anc_8.617), giving the protein MGKVSKATKKFQSKHLKRTLDHRREQKEHRKRSQGRRGNKSEQEKQNAALTKDEQKLKKSAKEEVFKDMSVEKLFENGFEVPKGAKKGKRKQNESDQDDSSSEEEDMAQNMAELSEKDPEFYQYLKENDKELLDFKATNPLDGIDDSESEEEDDKDTKEADEDTQGAGETEKIELTLKLVRQWKKQLQGNANLKLIRNIVTAFKVVVNLNKEDSVEEYKYTATDEKAIHELLFVALKDLPTAIQKLVPYKVVKGSRTLPTGSNVSKLSSIMKSHASALLVVLDDITNTETAALILHSVDQLLPYFLSHRKLLKEIVKSIVGVWSTTRDLETQIAAFAFLHNASKEFKKSTLELVLKTTYSTFIKSCRQTNMRTMPLINFQKNSAAELFSIDETLGYQVGFEYIRQLAIHLRNSMNATTKKTAKSNPAEAYKIVYNRQYCHSLDFWSRVLSLSCNPEKERNNVSQLRQLIYPLVQVTLGTIRLIPTPQFFPLRFYLIRSLIRLSQNTGVFIPIFPLLSEILVSSAFTKVPKKKENLEAFDFDHNIKCTKAYLGTRVYHEGLAEQFVDLVGEYFVLYCKNVAFPELASPAIISLRRYIKSSKNVRYNKQLSNIVEKLDQNSSFIQKARANVEFSPTLRTEVNRFLNDTPWEKTPLGSYVTVQREIKEEKARILRESMEEEDKEKEISLNAEKDIEMSD
- the MEI5 gene encoding Mei5p (ancestral locus Anc_8.618), yielding MDDTTMVDSSPAGVAEKPYKNKAGDRAACASTSRRSGPRKTVQKRDVSVEDRKLATQTRLLFNELSRQKASYKKHIDQLKQAIKILESFETEERILDLISKWRGVSQAGMSYMLNSTLLKIDKMGGYEELLRRECEAEKRKIEYQFSDNLQEDMEAVFESEDFQALSEEMQQEYREQMMEQVKEAQIRKEKEFAEIELKMKQSAGQEMSMQELSKRMKLEYSMIFPD
- the RET1 gene encoding DNA-directed RNA polymerase III core subunit RET1 (ancestral locus Anc_8.619), translated to MAVKKSEEHEHFKKDETFEDLLKPVYKGKKLTDEISTAEDKWNLLPAFLKVKGLVKQHLDSFNYFVDVDLRKIIRANQLILSDVDPEFYLKYVDIRVGQRSNGSKDYLVPPHECRLRDMTYSAPIYVDIEYTRGRNIIMHKDVEIGRMPVMLRSNKCILFESDEATMAKLNECPLDPGGYFIVNGTEKVILVQEQLSKNRIIVEADEKKGIVQASVTSSTHERKSKTYVVTKNEKIYLKHNSIAEEVPIVVVLKACGVVSDLEAMQLVCGNDSSYQDIFAVNIEEAARLGLYTQQQALEYIGSKVKTVRRQKLSVLQEGIEAIATTVIAHLTVEALDFREKALYIAMMTRRVVMATHNSKMVDDRDYVGNKRLELAGQLISLLFEDLFKKFNSDFKASIDKVLKKPNRAMEYDALLSINVHSNNITSGLNRAISTGNWSLKRFKMERAGVTHVLSRLSYISALGMMTRISSQFEKSRKVSGPRALQPSQFGMLCTADTPEGEACGLVKNLALMTHITTDDEEEPIKRLCYILGVEDISLIDSASLHSSYGVFLNGTLIGTTKYPTKFLSQFRNLRRSGKVSEFISIYANSHQKAVHIATDGGRICRPLIIVTDGKSRVTAEHLKKLLSGELVFDDFLKLGLVEYLDVNEENDSFIALYEKDIEKNITHMEIEPFTVLGAVAGLIPYPHHNQSPRNTYQCAMGKQAIGAIAYNQFKRIDTLLYLMIYPQQPMVKTKTIELIGYDKLPAGQNATVAVMSYSGYDIEDALVLNKSSIDRGFGRCETRRKTTTILKRYPNHTQDIIGGMRVDENGEPIWQHKCLGPDGLGEVGMKLDSGQIYINKSIPTNASDGVLDNTQSQYKETPVIYRAPEPSHIDQVMMSVSDNDQALIKVLLRQNRRPELGDKFSSRHGQKGVCGIIVKQEDMPFNDQGICPDIIMNPHGFPSRMTVGKMIELISGKAGVLNGSLEYGTCFGGSKLEDMSKILVDNGFNYSGKDMLYSGITGECLQAYIFFGPIYYQKLKHMVLDKMHARARGPRAVLTRQPTEGRSRDGGLRLGEMERDCVIAYGASQLLLERLMISSDAFEVDVCNKCGLMGYSGWCTTCKSAEDINKMTIPYAAKLLFQELLSMNIAPRLRLEEIFNQ